A single region of the Malaclemys terrapin pileata isolate rMalTer1 chromosome 2, rMalTer1.hap1, whole genome shotgun sequence genome encodes:
- the LOC128832132 gene encoding RNA-binding protein 3 — protein MSSEEGKLFVGGLNFETDEQGLEQHFGSFGPISEVVVIKDKETQRSRGFGFITFANPEHASDAMRAMNGESVDGRQIRVDHAK, from the coding sequence atgTCTTCTGAAGAAGGAAAACTCTTCGTTGGGGGTCTGAATTTCGAGACCGACGAACAAGGCCTGGAGCAGCATTTTGGCTCTTTCGGCCCCATCTCTGAGGTGGTCGTAATTAAAGACAAAGAGACCCAGAGGTCCAGAGGCTTTGGCTTCATCACCTTTGCCAACCCGGAACATGCGTCAGATGCCATGAGGGCAATGAATGGAGAGTCCGTGGATGGGCGTCAGATCAGAGTTGACCATGCTAAGTAA